Proteins from one Calditrichota bacterium genomic window:
- the ppk2 gene encoding polyphosphate kinase 2 — MSKQKEEQDFVVDTDGKKIKKYKKNGKLNTEYYEMELSRLQEELIKLQYWVKEKGLKVAIVFEGRGSAGKGGVIKRITERMNARIARVIALPKPTDREKTQWWFQRYVAHLPAAGEIVLFDRSWYNRSNVEWVMGFSTDQQVQEFFRSCPEFERMLVRSGIILLKYWFSVSFDEQRRRFESRNQTPLKRWKLSEMDLEEHRLFTQYSKAKDRTFEFTDIKQAPWYVVPSDDKKRARLNCISHILDQIPYEDVLPEPVQLPDREESPYIRPPMQEQTFVPQKYGTIVEEED; from the coding sequence ATGAGCAAACAAAAAGAAGAACAGGATTTTGTAGTTGATACAGATGGGAAAAAAATTAAGAAATACAAGAAAAATGGAAAGCTGAATACCGAATATTACGAGATGGAACTATCGCGCCTTCAGGAAGAGCTAATTAAACTACAATACTGGGTGAAAGAGAAAGGCTTAAAAGTTGCCATAGTTTTTGAAGGACGTGGATCTGCCGGGAAAGGCGGCGTTATAAAACGCATCACTGAAAGAATGAACGCACGTATTGCGCGGGTAATTGCCCTGCCAAAACCAACAGATCGTGAAAAAACACAGTGGTGGTTTCAGCGATATGTTGCACATTTACCGGCAGCCGGGGAAATCGTTTTGTTTGATAGAAGCTGGTATAACCGCAGCAACGTTGAATGGGTGATGGGCTTCTCCACCGATCAGCAAGTACAGGAATTTTTCAGGTCCTGCCCGGAATTTGAAAGAATGTTAGTACGATCAGGGATAATTCTTTTAAAATATTGGTTTTCGGTAAGTTTTGATGAGCAAAGACGAAGATTTGAGAGTCGCAATCAAACACCATTAAAACGCTGGAAATTGAGCGAAATGGATTTAGAAGAGCACCGGCTGTTTACACAGTATTCAAAAGCAAAAGATCGCACTTTTGAGTTTACCGATATAAAACAGGCACCCTGGTATGTGGTACCTTCTGATGATAAAAAACGTGCCCGCCTAAATTGCATCAGCCATATTTTAGACCAGATTCCTTATGAAGATGTTTTGCCAGAACCGGTGCAACTGCCTGACCGGGAAGAATCTCCATATATCAGGCCGCCAATGCAGGAACAAACTTTTGTCCCCCAAAAATACGGCACTATTGTTGAAGAAGAAGATTAA
- a CDS encoding branched-chain amino acid aminotransferase, producing MEKANINWTDLTFAYMKTDCHLEYYYRNGKWDEGTVVEGDQVTLSIAASCLHYGQECFEGLKVFEDKNGDALVFRVDENAKRMKHSAETLMMEAFPEEKFIEAVLRLVKLNKRFIPPYGSGSSLYIRPVMLGVSGLVGVKPSDDYLFMIFCTPVGPYFPTGLKPIKLLVEETWDRAAPEGVGHAKAGGNYAAGLRVSKKVKELGYAEALYLDAKQKKYIDESGPANFFAITKEGKYVTPKSSSILASITNKSLMALAKDMGMEVEQRPVEITEMGNFKEAGCCGTAAVITPVKSITYKNETVTLAEGDTVGPIVTGLYNKLTGIQSGDEEDTHGWVRKISLND from the coding sequence ATGGAAAAAGCAAATATTAACTGGACAGATTTAACTTTTGCTTATATGAAAACCGATTGCCACTTAGAGTATTATTATCGTAATGGAAAGTGGGATGAGGGTACAGTTGTTGAAGGAGACCAGGTTACTTTAAGCATCGCTGCATCATGTCTTCATTATGGTCAGGAATGTTTTGAAGGTTTAAAAGTTTTTGAAGACAAAAATGGAGATGCACTCGTTTTTCGCGTGGATGAAAATGCAAAACGCATGAAACATTCTGCAGAAACTTTGATGATGGAGGCATTTCCTGAAGAGAAATTTATTGAAGCGGTTTTGCGGCTTGTAAAATTAAACAAAAGATTTATTCCTCCATATGGAAGTGGATCCAGTCTTTATATCCGTCCTGTCATGTTGGGTGTTTCCGGTTTGGTTGGAGTAAAGCCCTCTGATGATTATTTGTTTATGATTTTTTGTACACCGGTTGGGCCATACTTTCCTACGGGTTTAAAACCTATTAAACTTCTTGTTGAAGAAACATGGGACAGGGCAGCACCGGAAGGTGTTGGACATGCAAAAGCTGGTGGAAATTACGCGGCAGGATTGCGCGTATCTAAAAAAGTAAAAGAACTCGGATATGCAGAGGCCTTATATCTTGATGCAAAACAGAAAAAATATATTGATGAATCAGGTCCCGCTAACTTTTTTGCCATAACCAAAGAAGGCAAATATGTAACACCAAAATCAAGTTCCATTCTTGCCAGTATTACAAATAAAAGCTTAATGGCTTTAGCAAAAGATATGGGCATGGAAGTTGAACAGCGTCCTGTCGAAATAACTGAGATGGGTAACTTTAAAGAAGCGGGATGCTGCGGAACAGCTGCTGTTATAACTCCTGTTAAAAGTATAACTTATAAAAATGAAACTGTTACACTTGCCGAAGGTGATACCGTTGGCCCAATTGTGACAGGCCTATACAATAAACTAACAGGAATCCAATCCGGCGATGAAGAAGATACTCATGGCTGGGTAAGAAAAATTTCTTTAAACGATTAA
- a CDS encoding C40 family peptidase — MKSFLILFTTLILFYSCQNEQAIISKFDEQADKIRKELIPDKALDVFKAELKVENGKWIVSGETTVEKTQNAVSSLADSLLGDKYENQFQMLPHPDLGDSTHAIVTVSVAHLRGRPSHSSEMVDEAIMGRPMQLLKRRGGWFLAKTNYGYVGYVQNKQIVRMSREGTKEWAESDRVLVTALSGRIFTEKSENSTPVCDIVINVNLKKLASERKWTEVALPNGQTGFIRNNLIKDLDGEYDQSLPAIIKTAKSMLGLPYLWGGNSSKGNDCSGFTQTVFTAHGIQLPRDSRQIALIGEKITPDDNYSNVKPGDLIFFGESERVTHVAISLGGDEFIHQAGNVHINSFNPEKDNYNAYRKRVFKHIRRVVK, encoded by the coding sequence ATGAAATCATTCTTAATTTTATTTACAACCCTAATTTTATTTTATTCCTGCCAAAATGAGCAGGCCATAATCTCAAAGTTTGATGAGCAGGCTGATAAGATTCGCAAAGAACTAATCCCTGACAAGGCGTTGGATGTTTTTAAGGCAGAGCTAAAAGTTGAAAACGGGAAATGGATTGTTTCCGGTGAGACCACTGTTGAGAAAACTCAAAATGCTGTTTCCTCCCTGGCTGATTCACTTCTTGGTGATAAATATGAAAACCAATTTCAAATGTTACCGCATCCGGATTTGGGAGACAGCACACATGCAATTGTAACAGTTAGTGTCGCCCATTTAAGGGGTCGGCCAAGTCATTCCTCAGAAATGGTGGATGAAGCCATAATGGGCAGACCAATGCAGCTTTTAAAGAGAAGAGGCGGCTGGTTTCTGGCAAAAACAAATTATGGTTATGTGGGCTATGTGCAAAACAAACAAATTGTCCGGATGTCTCGTGAAGGTACCAAAGAATGGGCCGAATCAGATAGAGTTCTTGTAACCGCACTTTCGGGTCGCATATTTACAGAAAAATCTGAAAACTCAACTCCCGTGTGTGATATTGTTATAAATGTGAATCTTAAAAAACTTGCATCCGAGAGAAAGTGGACCGAAGTGGCATTGCCAAATGGCCAAACAGGTTTTATTAGGAATAATTTAATTAAAGATTTGGATGGAGAGTATGATCAATCATTGCCGGCAATAATTAAGACAGCGAAAAGTATGCTTGGACTTCCTTACTTGTGGGGTGGAAATTCCAGCAAAGGAAATGACTGTTCGGGTTTTACGCAAACGGTTTTTACCGCTCATGGCATTCAGCTACCAAGAGACTCAAGGCAAATTGCACTGATTGGTGAAAAAATTACGCCGGATGACAATTATTCAAATGTGAAACCGGGGGATTTAATATTTTTTGGTGAAAGTGAACGGGTAACCCATGTAGCAATCAGTCTTGGTGGCGATGAGTTTATTCACCAGGCGGGCAATGTTCATATCAATAGTTTTAATCCTGAAAAAGATAATTATAACGCATATCGTAAAAGGGTTTTTAAGCACATCCGGCGGGTAGTAAAGTAA
- a CDS encoding T9SS type A sorting domain-containing protein, whose product MRLILFSFLIVTFTLSNAQERKSIHQIEWENHRHLKKSTDAIDVIDPNIIPLQKRLASGLSKKVFGFLPDWEYPGAMDNLRFDLLTHIAAFDFHVSPTGAISNPSGWPWTDLINEAHNNGVKVILTAVNFNGPEIHTIITNESVKNTFFTNLKNKITTYSLDGVNIDFESLNHEDRAAPINNFMAELTTYIHSNFPDAEVSFDGPAVNWSNRWDLAGLANSCDYIFIMGYAFAGSWSSKSGSTAPLLGGSINITNTVQTQYASVVNSMPEKLIIGVPYYGVKFQTATNEAHSSVVDYVSTTRFKTDKSNFENHGTLWDNETASPWYRYQDGGKWYQVWTENGQSMGEKFDLADSKSLLGVGMWALNYDGNQNDFWNQIIKHYGDGQPIPEEPGNFSVTSYSINALNIKFSESEFANGYWVYYSPDGLDFSDSTYFTSNENILTGLERNQIYFIKVRALGASGLGPQTGVLAATTNNPYQSTVLIVDGFDRQSGTENNRDYIRMHAHSFFNNGLNFSSATNEAVAQDKINLNDYEIVDWMLGDESTVDDTFSPAEQSKVKDYLENGGQFFVSGAEIGWDLARGSDADKQFYGNYLKAKYIEDAPKGENAEHYSADGIAETFFENISNIDFDDGTNGSFNVDWPDAIEGANGSHLGFKYSDVNTDNGGAGIFYSGKFGDSAKEAKLVYLAFPFETVYPEQKRDDLLSAVINFFDISTAIEKPVSQTPNNFYLLSNVPNPFNPSTKIRFHLPVPGKVKILIFNINGKLVNKSKEISFDSGLQSWQWHGKNSSGNQVASGTYFYKIVISSNTKIKKILNGKMTLIR is encoded by the coding sequence ATGCGCTTAATTTTATTCTCTTTTTTGATTGTCACTTTTACTCTGTCTAATGCCCAGGAGAGAAAATCAATTCATCAGATTGAATGGGAAAATCATCGTCATTTAAAAAAATCTACCGATGCGATTGATGTTATTGATCCAAATATAATTCCACTCCAAAAAAGGCTGGCATCCGGCTTAAGTAAAAAAGTGTTTGGTTTCTTGCCAGATTGGGAATACCCCGGTGCGATGGATAACCTTCGTTTTGATCTTTTAACCCATATTGCAGCTTTCGATTTCCATGTCAGTCCGACAGGGGCAATCTCAAATCCATCCGGCTGGCCATGGACAGATTTAATAAACGAGGCCCATAATAATGGAGTAAAAGTAATCTTAACAGCTGTTAATTTTAACGGACCTGAAATCCACACAATTATCACTAACGAATCTGTAAAGAATACTTTTTTTACAAATTTAAAAAATAAAATCACAACCTATAGCCTGGATGGTGTAAATATTGATTTTGAAAGTTTGAACCATGAAGACCGTGCAGCGCCGATTAATAATTTTATGGCAGAGTTGACAACTTATATTCACTCAAATTTTCCTGATGCTGAAGTATCTTTTGACGGGCCGGCTGTTAATTGGAGCAACCGATGGGACTTAGCCGGTTTAGCAAATTCTTGCGATTATATTTTTATTATGGGTTATGCCTTTGCCGGAAGCTGGAGCAGCAAATCAGGATCGACTGCGCCGCTTCTTGGCGGGTCAATAAACATTACAAACACGGTTCAAACTCAATATGCGTCTGTGGTTAATTCTATGCCGGAAAAATTGATTATTGGTGTACCCTATTATGGTGTTAAATTTCAGACAGCTACAAATGAAGCGCATTCTTCCGTAGTAGATTATGTCAGTACAACCCGGTTTAAAACAGACAAATCCAATTTTGAAAATCATGGCACTTTGTGGGATAATGAGACTGCTTCACCCTGGTACAGATATCAAGATGGTGGAAAATGGTACCAGGTATGGACCGAAAATGGTCAAAGTATGGGAGAGAAGTTTGATCTTGCTGATTCAAAAAGTTTGTTAGGTGTCGGCATGTGGGCTTTAAATTATGATGGAAACCAGAATGATTTTTGGAACCAGATTATTAAACACTATGGAGACGGCCAACCAATTCCTGAAGAACCTGGAAATTTTTCTGTCACTTCATATAGCATAAATGCTTTGAATATAAAATTCTCTGAATCGGAATTCGCAAATGGTTACTGGGTTTACTATAGTCCTGATGGATTGGATTTTAGTGACTCCACATATTTTACTTCCAATGAAAATATCTTAACAGGATTGGAGCGAAATCAGATTTATTTCATTAAAGTTCGCGCCTTAGGTGCATCGGGGCTTGGCCCACAAACTGGTGTTTTGGCTGCAACAACCAACAATCCTTATCAATCAACCGTTCTTATTGTTGATGGATTTGATCGACAATCCGGAACAGAAAATAATCGCGACTATATCCGCATGCATGCACATTCGTTTTTTAATAATGGTTTAAATTTTTCTTCCGCAACAAACGAAGCAGTGGCGCAGGATAAAATTAATCTAAATGATTATGAAATCGTTGATTGGATGCTTGGCGATGAAAGCACTGTTGATGATACCTTTTCACCTGCTGAGCAAAGCAAAGTTAAAGATTACCTTGAAAATGGTGGCCAATTTTTTGTATCTGGTGCAGAAATTGGGTGGGATTTGGCGCGTGGATCTGACGCAGACAAACAGTTTTATGGAAATTATCTCAAGGCAAAATATATTGAAGATGCCCCAAAGGGAGAGAATGCAGAACATTATTCCGCAGATGGAATAGCCGAAACATTTTTTGAAAATATCTCAAATATCGATTTTGATGATGGAACAAATGGTAGTTTTAATGTGGATTGGCCGGATGCAATTGAAGGAGCCAATGGGTCGCATTTAGGATTTAAATATTCAGATGTTAATACAGATAATGGTGGTGCAGGAATTTTCTATTCAGGGAAATTTGGCGATTCTGCAAAAGAGGCAAAGCTGGTTTATCTGGCATTTCCATTTGAAACTGTTTACCCCGAACAAAAGCGTGATGACCTGCTCTCTGCTGTAATCAATTTTTTTGATATCAGCACTGCTATTGAAAAACCGGTTTCTCAAACACCCAATAATTTTTACCTTTTATCAAATGTTCCCAACCCGTTCAATCCATCAACAAAAATTAGATTTCATTTACCGGTGCCCGGAAAAGTTAAGATTTTAATTTTTAATATTAATGGGAAACTGGTAAATAAATCAAAAGAAATAAGTTTTGATTCGGGCCTGCAAAGTTGGCAATGGCATGGAAAAAACAGTTCCGGTAATCAAGTCGCATCCGGCACCTATTTTTACAAAATTGTTATATCATCAAATACGAAAATTAAAAAAATACTAAATGGAAAAATGACGTTGATCCGTTAA
- a CDS encoding amidase — MNFSKSALIIFVFLVLQFLISCDVKVSYSKVGSFELDEITISEIQNAYENGTYTIRQVVQLYIDRIDEIDRNGPKLNSIIIVNPDALALADDLDKELAAGKSRGPLHGIPVILKDNIDTHDKMPTTAGSRVLKDSYPPQDSDLAKKLREAGAIILAKANLSEWANYRGSFSSSGWSGVGGQTNNPYVLDRNPCGSSAGSAVAVSANLCAVAIGTETWGSIMCPSNANGIVGIKPTVGLWSRSGIVPISETQDTAGPMARTVSDAAILLSAGVGIDSSDAKTFAGQGKFHSDYRQFLNKDGLKGKRIGYLKNAEGTHFKVDSLMHRAVRFLKNQGAEIVEIEKLVEGRPYSNSSIVLAYEFKDGLKKYFERLGNGAPVANLEQAINATLKDSLEMLYFNLGRMENAQSKGDLETKEYKEALEKMLKAYRDEGIDKVMDSHQLDAIVSPTGGPAWKTDMINGDNFVMSTSVNAALSGYPNINVPMGFIGEVPVGISFFGRAWSEPVLLEIAFAYEQGTQHRKAPKFLETD; from the coding sequence ATGAATTTTTCTAAATCTGCTTTAATTATATTTGTTTTCCTGGTACTTCAATTTCTCATTTCCTGCGATGTTAAAGTATCGTACAGCAAAGTTGGCTCATTTGAATTAGATGAAATTACCATTTCTGAAATTCAGAACGCTTACGAAAACGGCACTTATACAATCCGGCAAGTTGTGCAATTATACATTGACCGGATTGATGAGATTGACCGCAACGGGCCAAAACTTAATTCGATAATAATAGTCAATCCTGATGCATTGGCCTTAGCAGATGATTTGGATAAAGAACTCGCTGCAGGCAAAAGTCGTGGGCCGTTGCATGGTATTCCGGTAATTTTAAAAGACAATATCGATACTCATGACAAAATGCCAACAACAGCCGGATCCAGAGTTCTAAAAGATTCGTATCCGCCTCAAGACAGCGACCTGGCAAAAAAACTGAGAGAGGCAGGCGCGATTATTTTAGCAAAAGCCAATTTAAGTGAATGGGCAAACTATCGTGGTTCATTTTCATCCAGCGGATGGAGCGGTGTTGGCGGGCAAACTAATAATCCTTATGTGCTGGATAGAAATCCATGTGGATCAAGCGCCGGATCGGCGGTGGCCGTATCTGCAAATTTATGTGCGGTTGCCATTGGCACCGAAACATGGGGATCTATAATGTGCCCGTCAAATGCAAATGGCATTGTAGGTATTAAACCAACCGTTGGCTTATGGAGCCGCTCCGGTATTGTCCCGATTAGTGAGACACAAGATACAGCAGGTCCAATGGCACGCACCGTCAGTGATGCGGCCATATTATTAAGTGCCGGCGTCGGAATTGATTCATCCGATGCAAAAACTTTTGCCGGTCAGGGAAAATTTCACTCAGATTACAGACAATTTTTAAATAAAGATGGATTAAAAGGCAAACGGATCGGTTATCTAAAAAATGCTGAAGGGACTCATTTTAAAGTTGATTCGCTTATGCACAGAGCGGTTCGTTTTCTCAAAAACCAGGGCGCCGAAATTGTGGAAATTGAAAAGCTGGTTGAGGGCAGGCCTTATTCAAATTCCAGCATTGTTTTGGCCTATGAGTTTAAAGACGGTTTAAAAAAATATTTTGAAAGACTTGGAAACGGCGCTCCGGTTGCTAACCTGGAACAGGCCATAAATGCCACTCTTAAGGACAGCCTTGAAATGCTCTATTTTAATCTTGGCCGCATGGAAAACGCGCAGTCTAAAGGTGATCTGGAAACAAAAGAGTATAAAGAGGCGCTTGAGAAAATGCTAAAAGCCTATCGTGATGAAGGTATTGACAAAGTGATGGATTCACATCAATTGGATGCCATTGTTTCACCAACCGGCGGCCCTGCCTGGAAAACGGATATGATTAACGGCGATAATTTTGTGATGTCCACTTCGGTAAACGCGGCGCTTTCCGGTTACCCCAACATCAATGTGCCGATGGGATTTATTGGCGAAGTCCCTGTTGGGATTTCTTTTTTTGGCAGGGCCTGGAGTGAGCCGGTTTTACTGGAAATTGCCTTCGCTTATGAGCAGGGAACGCAGCACCGGAAGGCACCAAAATTTCTTGAAACAGATTAA
- a CDS encoding dipeptide epimerase, with protein MIKVETKKLHLAHTWTIARNSSDFKENVFVQISKDGKTGIGEAAPNVRYDEDAERTTERLNDCLEIIEKNNLLNFQDLKKEIDRQITDQSCAKAAIDMAILDWAGKKLNAPLFKMFGLNPEKAPLTSYSIGIDSIENMQQRVREKADMPIYKIKLGKDNDREIIEGIREVTDHVIRVDANEGWRDKEYALEQIKWLADKGVEFVEQPMPAEMLVETAWLKERSPLPLIADEAVKKTTDIIKLAESYHGINIKLMKSGGILEALSMIHLARAMEMEIMLGCMVESSVAISAAAQIAPFVDYVDLDGNLLLADDPYSGVKVEQGKLIYNDLPGLGIPS; from the coding sequence ATGATAAAAGTTGAAACAAAAAAATTACACTTGGCGCATACCTGGACAATTGCCCGGAACTCCAGTGATTTTAAAGAAAATGTTTTTGTGCAGATTTCAAAAGACGGGAAAACCGGTATTGGTGAAGCCGCACCCAATGTTCGCTACGACGAAGACGCAGAACGAACGACAGAAAGACTAAATGATTGTTTGGAAATTATTGAGAAAAACAATCTTTTAAATTTCCAGGATTTAAAAAAAGAAATTGACCGGCAAATTACAGATCAAAGCTGCGCAAAAGCCGCGATAGACATGGCAATCCTTGATTGGGCAGGTAAGAAATTAAATGCACCTCTCTTTAAAATGTTTGGCCTCAATCCGGAAAAGGCACCATTAACATCCTATTCCATTGGCATTGATTCAATTGAAAATATGCAGCAACGTGTGCGCGAAAAAGCTGATATGCCGATCTATAAAATAAAACTTGGCAAAGACAATGACCGCGAAATAATCGAAGGTATTCGAGAAGTAACGGACCATGTAATTCGTGTGGATGCCAATGAAGGTTGGCGTGATAAGGAATATGCTCTTGAACAAATCAAATGGCTTGCTGACAAAGGCGTTGAATTTGTTGAGCAACCTATGCCTGCTGAAATGTTAGTGGAAACGGCCTGGTTAAAAGAACGGTCACCGCTGCCGCTAATTGCCGATGAAGCCGTTAAAAAAACCACAGATATTATTAAACTTGCAGAGTCATATCACGGGATAAATATTAAACTGATGAAATCCGGCGGTATTTTAGAAGCACTTTCTATGATCCATTTGGCACGGGCGATGGAAATGGAAATAATGTTGGGTTGCATGGTGGAAAGCTCAGTAGCCATTTCGGCTGCCGCCCAAATTGCACCTTTTGTGGATTATGTGGATTTGGATGGAAACCTGCTTTTAGCGGATGATCCATATTCCGGTGTTAAAGTTGAACAGGGAAAACTGATTTATAATGATTTGCCTGGGCTTGGTATTCCGTCATAA
- a CDS encoding T9SS type A sorting domain-containing protein, whose translation MYINSLKYFLFFFVVNNLLGQVISIPTLQRDDFKVHKSWWMLNSTDPYQADPVINNGYILITTSNPFPYGGDNLHNVGFESASLDRIYFEEDTVFLKVRVRFLNDHFPGSRGFGWWYKESMTLNTSEQSWFLQQKEEDGHSWTANETYWRADQSNGKKYSTHDSVDLSTDYLTGWHVYEINRYGTNRIEYFVDDSLVMTSTTALPDKGYDYHQWIDNWVYHETPAGGDDYDITIYPRFWAGDNQQICDYVQITFGSEPTSYVETPTGILKLRAYPNEIGPAGTDSLWKTYSFNSDGGRSLILITAQAEDYNGYDTADEMRVVVGGHNYGYGGLKSLDGAVLQSAEKTVIIDTLMSAGMRDIQIYSTTTPILYDVNVLNSANGAILINQEINETAPVASNDYLWKTIDFSLTNNGEVGIYITAAADENSGWAYRGPDNGDPNVDDASDDDLRIELNATNYGWQTDKAWHGNREFGEIKTVLLHETLTAGNHQLRLYANNTPTLYRVIIFGENEDMSLPVELSAFDVYAEGNKNVIQWQTQSELENMGFNLYRSIVETNVKQGRDQFIKINKEMIKGAGTTAYSSHYKYEDVSSGIIGSYWYKLESISFAGESELFDAKKVENRLTDFQLKQNYPNPFNAHTTIRYNVQEEGLINLELYDQRGGFVKSLFSNIQAKGWHSYLLNAKGLASGIYYYKISSQKESSIQIRKMILLK comes from the coding sequence ATGTATATTAATAGTTTAAAATATTTCCTATTCTTTTTTGTAGTAAACAACTTACTCGGACAAGTAATTTCAATTCCAACCTTGCAGCGGGATGATTTTAAGGTTCATAAAAGCTGGTGGATGTTAAATAGCACCGATCCTTACCAAGCTGATCCTGTGATTAACAATGGCTATATTTTAATAACCACCTCAAACCCATTTCCATATGGCGGAGACAATTTGCATAATGTCGGATTTGAATCTGCTTCACTTGACCGAATTTACTTTGAAGAGGATACTGTTTTCCTAAAAGTAAGGGTTCGTTTTTTAAATGATCATTTTCCTGGAAGCCGAGGGTTTGGCTGGTGGTATAAAGAAAGCATGACGTTAAATACATCGGAACAATCCTGGTTTTTACAGCAAAAGGAAGAAGATGGGCATAGCTGGACAGCTAACGAAACTTATTGGCGGGCAGACCAGTCGAATGGAAAAAAATACAGCACGCATGATTCCGTTGATCTTTCCACCGACTATCTTACGGGCTGGCATGTTTATGAAATAAATCGCTATGGAACGAACCGGATAGAATACTTTGTAGATGACAGCCTTGTAATGACTTCCACAACAGCACTTCCCGATAAAGGATATGATTATCACCAATGGATTGATAACTGGGTTTATCATGAGACACCCGCCGGTGGAGATGATTATGATATCACAATTTATCCAAGATTTTGGGCGGGTGATAATCAACAGATTTGTGACTATGTCCAAATCACCTTTGGTTCGGAACCAACCAGCTATGTTGAAACACCGACCGGAATTTTAAAATTAAGGGCATATCCAAATGAAATCGGACCTGCAGGAACAGATTCTTTATGGAAAACATATTCCTTTAACAGTGATGGTGGAAGATCGCTTATTTTAATTACCGCACAAGCAGAAGATTATAACGGCTATGATACAGCCGATGAGATGCGAGTTGTTGTTGGCGGGCATAATTATGGCTATGGTGGTTTAAAAAGCCTGGATGGAGCTGTTTTACAGAGTGCGGAAAAGACTGTAATTATTGATACATTAATGTCTGCCGGAATGCGTGATATTCAAATCTATAGTACAACCACTCCTATTTTGTATGATGTAAATGTGTTGAACAGTGCCAATGGCGCCATATTGATTAATCAGGAAATAAATGAAACTGCTCCGGTTGCAAGTAATGATTATCTGTGGAAGACAATTGATTTTTCTTTGACCAATAATGGAGAAGTTGGCATTTATATTACCGCAGCTGCGGATGAGAATTCAGGATGGGCATATCGTGGGCCGGATAATGGAGACCCGAATGTAGATGATGCAAGCGATGATGATTTGAGAATTGAATTAAATGCCACAAACTATGGATGGCAAACCGATAAGGCCTGGCATGGAAACCGTGAATTTGGAGAAATAAAAACAGTTTTATTGCATGAGACTTTGACGGCTGGCAATCATCAATTAAGGCTTTATGCGAACAATACACCCACTTTATACCGGGTAATTATTTTTGGCGAAAATGAAGATATGAGTCTTCCGGTTGAGCTTTCTGCTTTTGATGTCTATGCAGAAGGCAATAAAAATGTCATACAATGGCAAACACAGTCAGAACTGGAGAATATGGGTTTTAATCTCTACAGAAGTATTGTTGAAACAAATGTAAAACAGGGTCGCGATCAATTTATAAAAATTAATAAAGAGATGATTAAAGGAGCAGGTACAACTGCATATTCATCACACTACAAATATGAAGATGTTTCATCAGGAATTATTGGTAGTTACTGGTATAAGCTGGAAAGTATTTCTTTTGCCGGCGAATCGGAATTATTTGATGCAAAAAAAGTAGAAAACAGATTGACTGATTTCCAGCTAAAACAAAACTATCCAAATCCTTTTAATGCGCATACAACTATCCGTTACAATGTTCAGGAAGAAGGATTGATTAATCTTGAACTTTATGATCAGCGGGGCGGTTTTGTGAAAAGCCTTTTCTCAAACATTCAAGCAAAAGGCTGGCATTCTTATTTATTAAATGCTAAGGGTTTAGCCAGTGGGATTTATTATTATAAGATTAGTTCGCAAAAAGAAAGTTCAATTCAAATCCGCAAAATGATTCTTTTAAAATGA